In Risungbinella massiliensis, a single window of DNA contains:
- a CDS encoding DNA-3-methyladenine glycosylase 2: MVFHLTAKKPFSFEYTMRRIKRYENILYQELDGTCYRVYTLGKRKIVVGTRESKEDQLEVEINGSISNQEKEELIRQLKHSYQLDLDLTPIQRRWEQDSPLYSLVKEREGMRILLDPTLFECLIKTIISQQIHIKVAQTMLTRFLEKIGEKITFRGTTLFAFPSAEKVAQYDYEDLQALSFSRRKAEYILDLSRAIAEGKLDLEKLGELDDVALIKRLTQERGIGRWTAECLLLFGYGRGSMLPAADIGLRNAIQERYYLDHQPTEKEVRELASQWSPYESYLTFLFWDSLS; the protein is encoded by the coding sequence TTGGTATTTCATCTTACAGCGAAAAAGCCTTTTTCTTTTGAATATACAATGCGTCGAATAAAGCGTTATGAAAATATTCTATATCAAGAGCTGGATGGTACTTGCTATCGGGTTTATACACTAGGAAAGAGAAAGATTGTGGTCGGGACTAGAGAGAGTAAGGAAGATCAATTAGAAGTGGAAATAAACGGATCCATCTCAAATCAGGAGAAAGAAGAACTAATTCGTCAGTTAAAACATAGCTATCAATTGGATTTAGATCTAACTCCAATTCAGAGAAGATGGGAACAAGATTCACCACTCTACTCCTTAGTAAAAGAACGGGAAGGAATGCGTATTTTATTAGATCCGACTTTATTTGAGTGCTTGATCAAAACGATTATAAGCCAGCAAATTCATATTAAAGTTGCTCAAACAATGCTAACTAGATTTTTGGAGAAGATAGGGGAAAAGATCACCTTCCGTGGGACAACACTATTTGCTTTTCCATCAGCAGAAAAAGTGGCACAATATGATTATGAGGATCTACAAGCGTTATCCTTTAGTAGACGAAAAGCGGAGTATATTTTAGATCTATCCCGAGCGATAGCAGAAGGAAAGCTTGATCTAGAAAAGTTAGGGGAATTAGATGATGTTGCTCTCATAAAAAGACTGACGCAAGAGCGTGGTATTGGACGATGGACAGCAGAATGTCTTCTTTTGTTTGGATACGGGAGAGGATCGATGTTACCTGCTGCTGATATTGGATTACGAAACGCAATTCAGGAAAGATATTATCTCGATCATCAGCCCACTGAAAAAGAGGTTCGAGAGCTTGCGAGTCAGTGGTCTCCTTATGAAAGCTATCTAACTTTTTTATTTTGGGATAGTCTTAGTTAG
- a CDS encoding 3D domain-containing protein, which yields MKPYQWVFCTFSMLFFLFAYGWQTDSFSGTHAEVNNTNKVQTVTVQKGDTLYELSKKYGVSLEAMVTENQIKDPAKIQIGQKLKVPALNTTSKSSKSQPNTNDESSTNIQSKQNKSTQQIPSINRGKNLGLFTITALSVGDSSANKSGLIIPGVTVGVDPQVIPVGSRIYIESVGYRIAQDVGGAIKGKQITLFFANEADAKEFGGRQDVRVEVLED from the coding sequence ATGAAACCGTATCAGTGGGTTTTTTGTACTTTTAGTATGCTTTTCTTTTTGTTTGCATATGGCTGGCAGACTGATAGTTTTTCCGGTACTCATGCGGAAGTTAACAATACAAACAAAGTTCAGACAGTTACTGTACAAAAAGGGGATACGCTTTATGAGTTGTCCAAAAAATATGGTGTCTCCTTGGAAGCAATGGTAACAGAAAATCAGATTAAGGATCCTGCAAAGATCCAAATAGGTCAGAAACTTAAAGTTCCAGCTTTGAATACAACATCAAAATCTTCCAAATCACAGCCAAATACAAACGACGAATCATCTACTAATATTCAGTCGAAACAGAATAAGAGCACCCAACAGATTCCTAGTATTAATCGGGGGAAAAATCTTGGTTTGTTTACGATTACAGCACTTTCTGTAGGTGATTCATCAGCAAACAAAAGTGGTCTCATCATACCAGGAGTGACAGTTGGAGTAGATCCACAGGTTATTCCAGTTGGTTCGCGTATCTACATTGAATCAGTAGGTTATCGGATTGCTCAAGACGTAGGAGGAGCAATCAAGGGAAAGCAAATCACTCTCTTCTTTGCAAACGAAGCAGATGCCAAAGAATTTGGTGGCAGACAAGACGTTCGGGTGGAGGTATTAGAAGATTAG
- a CDS encoding O-antigen ligase family protein, producing MKKYWNVRKWDWIQPRLLQRQLTVLLFFSILISPFTSPVILFVIGVWTLVLYRNNWIQWSWPESFFLGMILISFVSWVFHPSWYYLSPTSLIPKIPTGLIPIALFGLYYLLSLWVRHLNLEWKEIEKLYLTFWLGGMYVAFIVIVQQIDWHVLTKSWLRFALDFYDEYRWQTVSVRSVGTAGNSNLTAALLICFSLMSIYAQSVYQKRWQKVFAYVMFVIFCIAIWCTGSRGAWAGVVIGLVVQVWMTGHRKWTLSFFFSLVALVLFFPELIPRSETVWYTIKDRFEIWTTAIEIFRENWLLGTLPLYFSEVFEAKAGFAVYHAHNIFLGVAAEYGIFGLTLFVAFILLTIRRARRWRKVAVQKEEKRLAGMLLSQVVALISHGMYDYPIMSPQVGVVFMIGAIIIHTQYEKRYLRNQVVPDNKETKESMESVSKRELDYRNVSTVFLSIRNYLKNL from the coding sequence ATGAAAAAGTATTGGAATGTAAGGAAATGGGATTGGATTCAGCCTCGTTTGTTGCAACGACAGTTGACAGTCCTTTTATTTTTCTCCATCCTCATTTCTCCCTTTACCTCACCTGTGATCTTATTCGTAATCGGTGTATGGACGCTTGTTCTTTACCGAAATAACTGGATACAGTGGAGTTGGCCAGAGAGTTTTTTTCTTGGGATGATCCTGATTTCATTTGTTAGTTGGGTATTCCATCCTTCCTGGTATTATCTATCTCCTACCAGCCTAATTCCGAAGATACCTACGGGTCTTATTCCGATTGCTCTTTTTGGACTTTATTACTTATTATCCTTGTGGGTACGCCATCTGAATTTGGAATGGAAAGAGATTGAAAAACTTTATCTCACATTTTGGTTAGGTGGTATGTATGTTGCATTTATCGTTATTGTGCAACAGATCGATTGGCATGTTCTAACCAAATCTTGGCTCCGTTTTGCTTTGGATTTCTACGATGAATATCGTTGGCAGACTGTATCGGTGCGAAGTGTGGGGACAGCAGGTAACTCCAATTTAACTGCAGCACTGTTGATCTGTTTTAGTCTGATGAGCATATATGCCCAATCAGTTTATCAAAAGCGCTGGCAGAAAGTTTTTGCTTATGTCATGTTCGTTATTTTTTGTATCGCCATCTGGTGTACGGGATCGCGAGGAGCATGGGCTGGAGTAGTAATTGGACTTGTCGTACAAGTTTGGATGACGGGACATAGAAAATGGACCCTTAGTTTTTTCTTCTCTTTAGTAGCACTTGTTCTCTTTTTCCCAGAATTAATTCCGCGTAGTGAAACCGTTTGGTATACGATCAAAGATCGCTTTGAAATATGGACGACAGCGATAGAAATTTTCCGTGAAAATTGGCTGCTCGGAACATTACCTCTGTATTTTAGTGAGGTATTTGAAGCCAAAGCAGGATTTGCAGTCTATCATGCTCATAACATATTTCTGGGAGTGGCTGCAGAGTATGGAATTTTTGGATTAACTCTTTTTGTTGCGTTTATATTATTGACCATTAGACGAGCCAGACGCTGGCGTAAAGTAGCTGTTCAAAAAGAGGAGAAACGTTTAGCAGGGATGTTGCTGTCTCAGGTAGTGGCATTAATTAGCCATGGAATGTATGATTACCCAATTATGTCTCCTCAAGTAGGAGTCGTCTTTATGATTGGTGCGATCATCATTCATACACAATATGAGAAACGCTACCTACGAAATCAAGTTGTGCCCGACAACAAAGAAACAAAAGAGTCAATGGAGTCAGTGAGCAAAAGGGAACTTGATTATCGGAATGTATCTACAGTGTTTCTATCGATTCGTAATTATCTAAAAAATTTATAG
- a CDS encoding YgaP family membrane protein: protein MQKNVGTMDAIMRITCGLYGLVWSATRMANRPKSRSYCLMAILSAMKVAEGITRYCPMLAMLGKNTK, encoded by the coding sequence ATGCAGAAAAACGTCGGTACAATGGATGCAATTATGCGAATTACATGTGGACTATATGGCCTCGTATGGAGTGCTACTAGGATGGCCAATCGTCCAAAGTCTAGGTCTTACTGTCTAATGGCCATATTGTCTGCTATGAAAGTAGCCGAAGGAATTACAAGATATTGCCCTATGCTTGCGATGCTTGGAAAAAACACAAAATAA
- the purD gene encoding phosphoribosylamine--glycine ligase — protein MRILIIGAGGREHALVWKLSQSPNVKELYCAPGNGGIAEMATCLLIKETEIDKLVQFAKEQAIDLTVVGPEVPLIAGIVDRFQREGLVIFGPNQKAAQLEGSKQFAKDIMKRYQIPTAAYETFTDAEAAKAYVRQKGAPIVVKADGLAAGKGVIVAHTMEEAIRAIEDCMEHAAFGDAGSKLVIEDFLEGIELSLMAFVDGTVIRPMVLAQDHKPVFDGGKGPNTGGMGTYSPVPPYGEETRERAMKEILIPMVQALQAEGIHYQGVLYAGLMMVGEQPYVIEFNARFGDPETQVVLPRLENDLAEVLYAVATGNLEGISLDWKKDAAVCVILASGGYPGSYQKGYPITGISSEKKSILFHSGTKQDAGEIQTAGGRVLGVTAVGQDLVEARDKAYETVQQVQFQDMHYRTDIALWAANQQRRSFNKSN, from the coding sequence ATGCGGATCTTAATAATAGGTGCTGGTGGACGAGAACATGCTCTCGTTTGGAAGTTAAGCCAAAGTCCGAATGTAAAAGAACTTTACTGTGCTCCAGGGAATGGCGGGATTGCAGAAATGGCAACCTGCCTTCTGATCAAAGAAACAGAGATAGACAAGCTAGTGCAGTTTGCTAAAGAACAGGCAATTGATTTGACTGTAGTAGGTCCCGAAGTTCCGCTCATTGCTGGGATCGTTGATCGTTTCCAAAGAGAAGGTCTCGTTATTTTTGGTCCGAACCAAAAGGCAGCACAGTTAGAAGGCAGTAAACAATTTGCCAAAGATATCATGAAACGCTATCAGATCCCTACAGCTGCATATGAAACATTTACCGATGCTGAAGCTGCAAAGGCATATGTAAGACAAAAAGGCGCACCGATCGTAGTGAAAGCAGATGGATTAGCTGCAGGCAAAGGTGTGATAGTAGCACACACTATGGAAGAGGCAATCCGAGCGATTGAGGATTGTATGGAGCATGCGGCTTTTGGGGATGCAGGTAGTAAACTAGTGATTGAAGATTTCTTAGAGGGAATTGAACTCTCTTTAATGGCCTTTGTAGATGGTACCGTAATTCGTCCGATGGTGTTGGCTCAAGATCACAAACCTGTATTTGATGGGGGAAAAGGTCCTAATACAGGTGGGATGGGTACTTATTCTCCTGTACCACCGTATGGGGAAGAGACGCGCGAACGAGCTATGAAGGAGATTCTAATACCTATGGTACAAGCTCTCCAAGCGGAGGGAATTCACTATCAGGGGGTTCTTTACGCTGGACTCATGATGGTAGGGGAGCAACCTTATGTTATTGAGTTCAATGCTCGATTTGGCGATCCAGAGACTCAAGTCGTTTTGCCACGTCTAGAAAATGATCTAGCAGAGGTTCTCTATGCTGTAGCTACAGGCAATTTAGAGGGGATCTCGTTAGATTGGAAGAAAGATGCTGCTGTTTGCGTTATTTTAGCTTCAGGAGGCTATCCAGGCTCCTATCAGAAAGGTTATCCGATTACAGGTATTTCTTCTGAAAAGAAAAGTATTTTGTTCCATTCTGGTACCAAACAGGATGCAGGGGAGATTCAGACAGCTGGTGGACGAGTCTTAGGTGTGACTGCAGTTGGACAAGATCTAGTAGAGGCGAGAGATAAGGCTTATGAGACAGTCCAACAAGTCCAATTTCAGGATATGCATTATCGGACGGATATTGCATTATGGGCAGCAAATCAACAACGTAGATCATTTAACAAATCAAATTAA
- the purH gene encoding bifunctional phosphoribosylaminoimidazolecarboxamide formyltransferase/IMP cyclohydrolase, whose amino-acid sequence MQTIRRALISVSDKTGIVDFAKQLAEKGVEILSTGGTYSLLTSKGIPAKQVQDETGFPEILDGRVKTLHPRIHGGLLAVRDFPSHRQQLEENEITPIDLVVVNLYPFQQTIEKEDVAYAEAIENIDIGGPSMLRSAAKNHRYVTVVVDPADYDVILAQIEELGGTADKLRQVLSAKAFSHTAAYDAIISQYMNQQAGIEYPAQHTVTFNLAQTLRYGENPHQKAAYYQSPTPAAGTLAAAKQLHGKELSYNNLQDADAALQLVSEFAEPAVVAIKHMNPCGVGIGNNIQEAYQKAYESDPVSIFGGIIATNRPIDLETAKKMSEIFLEIVIAPSFDKDALAVLTTKKNLRLLELGEVKSDKVVDWNLRTIGGGALLQQQDIHTVAVEDCQVVTDREPTKEELAQLAFAWKICKHVKSNAIVLTKDFRTVGVGAGQMNRVGSAQIAIRQAGADSKGSVMASDAFFPMKDTLEEAARAGVTAIIQPGGSIRDQESIDEANRQGIAMIFTGMRHFRH is encoded by the coding sequence ATGCAAACAATACGTCGAGCGCTAATCAGTGTTTCAGATAAAACGGGTATAGTCGATTTTGCAAAACAACTTGCTGAAAAAGGTGTAGAGATTCTATCTACAGGAGGGACTTACTCTCTTTTAACTTCAAAAGGAATCCCAGCCAAACAAGTTCAAGATGAAACTGGTTTTCCTGAGATCTTGGATGGCCGTGTGAAAACTCTCCATCCTCGTATTCATGGTGGACTACTTGCGGTACGGGACTTTCCCTCCCACCGACAACAGCTAGAAGAAAACGAGATCACCCCAATTGATCTTGTAGTAGTCAATCTCTATCCTTTCCAACAGACCATTGAAAAAGAGGACGTTGCATATGCCGAAGCAATTGAGAATATCGATATTGGCGGGCCTTCTATGCTACGCTCTGCAGCCAAAAATCATCGCTATGTAACCGTGGTAGTGGATCCTGCTGATTATGATGTGATTTTGGCTCAAATCGAGGAATTAGGTGGTACTGCAGATAAATTACGCCAAGTTTTATCGGCAAAAGCATTTAGTCATACTGCGGCATACGATGCGATCATTTCCCAGTACATGAACCAACAAGCGGGAATCGAGTATCCTGCGCAGCATACTGTGACTTTTAACTTAGCTCAGACCCTGCGTTACGGTGAAAATCCTCATCAAAAAGCCGCTTACTACCAAAGTCCTACTCCTGCTGCTGGAACATTGGCAGCAGCCAAACAGCTTCATGGAAAAGAACTCTCTTATAATAATTTGCAGGATGCAGATGCGGCCTTGCAACTAGTCTCGGAGTTTGCTGAGCCAGCAGTAGTAGCAATAAAACATATGAATCCATGTGGAGTAGGAATTGGCAATAATATTCAAGAAGCGTATCAAAAAGCATATGAGTCAGACCCAGTTTCCATTTTTGGTGGGATCATTGCGACAAACCGACCAATAGATTTGGAGACAGCAAAAAAAATGTCGGAGATCTTTTTAGAGATCGTAATCGCACCTTCTTTTGACAAAGATGCTTTAGCAGTATTAACCACGAAAAAGAATTTGCGATTGTTAGAATTAGGAGAAGTGAAATCTGATAAGGTAGTGGATTGGAATCTACGTACCATAGGCGGAGGAGCTTTGCTTCAACAACAGGACATTCATACAGTAGCGGTAGAGGATTGCCAAGTGGTAACAGATCGTGAACCAACGAAAGAGGAATTAGCTCAGCTAGCCTTTGCTTGGAAAATATGTAAGCATGTCAAATCCAATGCGATCGTTCTCACAAAAGATTTCCGTACAGTGGGAGTAGGAGCTGGTCAAATGAATCGAGTTGGTTCTGCACAGATCGCCATTCGCCAAGCAGGTGCAGATTCAAAAGGATCTGTGATGGCATCCGATGCATTCTTCCCGATGAAAGATACCTTAGAGGAAGCAGCTAGAGCAGGAGTAACTGCGATCATTCAACCAGGCGGTTCTATTCGAGATCAAGAATCAATCGATGAAGCCAATCGCCAAGGAATTGCGATGATCTTCACAGGTATGCGACATTTCCGTCATTAA
- the purN gene encoding phosphoribosylglycinamide formyltransferase, whose product MSIAVFASGSGSNFENIAIASQIEGWIVPVSCLITDKPGAGAIKRAEKLGIPSYAIDPKQFPDKAAYEQEVLAILQKHDVSWLILAGYMRLIGPTLLNSFPGKILNVHPSLLPSFPGLDAIGQAFHHPVKCTGVTIHFVDHGMDTGPIIAQHAVEILETDSMETLTDKIHQIEHQLYPEVIRKLIQASR is encoded by the coding sequence ATGAGTATTGCAGTATTTGCATCAGGTTCGGGAAGTAACTTCGAGAATATCGCCATTGCTTCCCAAATAGAAGGCTGGATCGTACCAGTCTCTTGTCTCATAACAGACAAGCCGGGGGCAGGTGCTATTAAACGAGCAGAGAAATTAGGTATTCCATCCTATGCAATAGATCCGAAACAATTTCCAGATAAAGCCGCTTATGAGCAAGAGGTACTGGCTATTCTCCAAAAGCATGATGTTTCATGGTTGATTCTTGCAGGGTATATGAGATTGATCGGTCCAACACTGTTAAATAGCTTTCCAGGTAAAATTTTGAATGTACACCCTTCCCTCCTACCATCTTTTCCAGGATTAGATGCGATTGGACAAGCCTTTCACCATCCAGTTAAATGTACAGGAGTAACGATTCATTTTGTGGATCACGGAATGGATACAGGACCCATTATTGCTCAACATGCAGTAGAAATTTTAGAGACAGATAGTATGGAAACTTTGACGGACAAAATCCATCAGATTGAACATCAACTTTATCCAGAAGTGATTCGGAAATTAATCCAAGCTTCCAGATAG
- the purM gene encoding phosphoribosylformylglycinamidine cyclo-ligase — translation MSEAYRAAGVDLEAGYETVERIGSHVKRTKRPEVLGGIGGFGGLFALGNYQQPVLVSGTDGVGTKLKLAFDLDQHDTIGIDCVAMCVNDIVVSGAEPLFFLDYLATGKLQPAQAEAIVKGIADGCVEAGCALVGGETAEMPGMYARGEYDVAGFAVGAVERAEILDGPNSIMEGDLLIGVASSGIHSNGFSLVRKIVADANLSLQEKIPSYGKSLGEVLLTPTKIYVRPFRELLNRGRKVRGAAHITGGGFYENIPRMLPEGLCAEIDLASWEVPAIFKLLQEAGKLTQEDLYRTFNMGIGLVIAIPTEERDKVLASLRESGEEAYVIGVVKSAPEAVRLVGEPR, via the coding sequence ATGAGTGAAGCGTATCGGGCTGCCGGAGTAGATTTAGAAGCAGGTTATGAGACAGTAGAACGAATCGGTTCTCATGTAAAACGTACCAAACGGCCAGAAGTGCTTGGTGGAATTGGCGGTTTCGGTGGTCTGTTTGCACTTGGGAATTACCAACAGCCTGTTTTGGTCTCGGGAACAGATGGGGTTGGTACAAAATTAAAACTAGCTTTTGATTTAGATCAGCACGATACAATTGGGATTGACTGTGTTGCCATGTGTGTCAATGATATCGTGGTTAGTGGTGCTGAACCGCTCTTTTTCTTGGATTACCTTGCCACAGGGAAACTCCAACCAGCACAGGCAGAAGCTATCGTGAAAGGGATTGCGGATGGTTGTGTGGAAGCAGGATGCGCATTAGTCGGTGGTGAAACCGCTGAAATGCCAGGTATGTATGCACGCGGAGAATATGATGTAGCCGGGTTTGCAGTCGGTGCAGTAGAGAGAGCTGAAATATTGGATGGACCGAACTCCATTATGGAAGGAGATCTGTTAATTGGAGTGGCTTCAAGTGGCATCCATAGCAATGGTTTCTCATTAGTACGTAAAATCGTAGCAGATGCCAATCTCTCTTTGCAGGAGAAAATTCCTTCTTATGGAAAAAGTCTGGGTGAAGTTCTTCTCACCCCTACTAAAATATATGTTCGTCCATTTCGTGAGTTGCTGAACCGAGGGAGAAAAGTACGAGGAGCTGCTCATATCACTGGTGGAGGATTCTATGAAAATATTCCTCGGATGCTGCCAGAGGGGCTTTGTGCAGAAATAGATCTAGCTAGCTGGGAAGTTCCAGCCATCTTCAAGCTATTACAAGAGGCTGGGAAGTTAACACAGGAAGATTTGTATCGTACTTTTAATATGGGAATTGGCTTAGTGATTGCCATTCCAACAGAAGAACGTGATAAAGTGCTGGCGAGTCTTCGAGAAAGCGGAGAAGAAGCCTATGTAATTGGTGTGGTAAAGTCAGCACCAGAAGCGGTTCGTTTAGTAGGTGAGCCTCGATGA
- the purF gene encoding amidophosphoribosyltransferase: MQDESIFDELNEECGVFGVVGHPQAAQLAYYGLHALQHRGQESAGIVTTDGEKFSIIRNMGLVSEVFNNKNLQNLIGDTAIGHVRYSTTGASHLSNVQPLVFNYAHGEIAIATNGNLVNGNRLRQELEEAGSIFQTTTDTEVIAHLIARSKASTMEEKVKETLNQLVGAYALLILTNDELYVAQDPHSLRPLSMGILSGAYVFASETCAFDVIGAEYIREVEPGELLILNKEGMRLSRFAEKKARAICSFEYIYFARPDSDISEINVHSARKRLGRQLFLEAPIEADVVTGVPDSSTSAAIGYAEASGIPYELGLIKNRYVGRTFIQPSQELREQGVKMKLSAVRKVVEGKRVVMVDDSIVRGTTSRRIVNMLREAGATEVHVRISSPPVKNPCFYGIDTAEREQLIAATHTLEEIRQAITADSLSFLTPKGMVQAIGRKSDDPNYGHCLACFTGEYPTEIEKDVALVGGSC; this comes from the coding sequence ATGCAAGATGAGTCCATCTTCGACGAATTAAATGAAGAGTGTGGGGTGTTCGGCGTTGTCGGGCACCCACAAGCAGCACAGTTAGCTTACTATGGATTGCATGCTTTGCAGCACCGTGGCCAAGAGAGTGCTGGAATTGTCACGACAGATGGAGAAAAATTCTCCATCATCCGTAATATGGGTCTTGTTTCTGAAGTATTTAACAACAAAAACCTTCAAAACTTGATTGGAGATACTGCAATAGGCCATGTCCGTTACTCGACAACAGGTGCTAGTCATTTGAGCAATGTTCAGCCTTTGGTATTTAACTATGCACACGGGGAGATTGCGATTGCAACCAATGGGAATCTTGTAAATGGAAATAGACTTCGCCAAGAATTAGAAGAGGCAGGTTCTATTTTCCAGACTACTACCGATACGGAAGTCATCGCCCATCTCATCGCTCGCTCCAAAGCATCTACGATGGAAGAAAAAGTAAAAGAAACACTAAATCAACTGGTAGGCGCCTATGCACTTTTGATTTTGACAAACGATGAGCTATATGTCGCACAAGATCCTCACAGTCTTCGTCCCCTTTCGATGGGAATATTATCAGGTGCGTATGTGTTTGCATCGGAGACATGTGCTTTTGATGTGATCGGAGCGGAGTATATACGTGAAGTAGAACCTGGTGAACTTCTTATCTTAAACAAAGAGGGTATGAGACTTTCCCGTTTTGCAGAGAAAAAAGCTCGTGCTATCTGCTCATTTGAATATATTTATTTCGCACGACCTGATAGCGATATTAGTGAGATAAACGTTCATTCTGCTAGAAAACGCCTAGGGCGTCAGCTCTTTTTAGAAGCGCCGATTGAAGCAGATGTGGTTACTGGTGTGCCTGATTCTAGTACTTCAGCCGCAATAGGTTATGCCGAAGCAAGTGGAATCCCATATGAGCTAGGATTGATCAAAAACCGTTATGTAGGTCGAACCTTCATCCAACCAAGTCAGGAACTTCGGGAACAAGGGGTCAAGATGAAGCTAAGTGCGGTGCGAAAAGTAGTGGAGGGCAAACGTGTCGTTATGGTAGATGATTCGATCGTCAGAGGTACAACGAGTCGTCGTATTGTGAACATGCTACGAGAAGCAGGAGCCACAGAGGTTCATGTTCGGATTAGTTCACCACCTGTTAAAAATCCTTGTTTTTATGGGATCGATACAGCAGAACGTGAGCAGTTGATCGCAGCTACGCATACTTTAGAAGAGATTCGCCAAGCGATCACTGCAGATAGCCTTTCCTTCCTCACTCCAAAAGGTATGGTTCAAGCAATTGGGAGAAAATCAGATGATCCAAATTATGGACATTGTCTGGCATGCTTTACAGGAGAATATCCGACAGAGATTGAAAAAGATGTTGCTCTAGTAGGAGGTTCATGCTAA